The Anabaena sp. PCC 7108 region CAGGAGAAGAACGCAGCGATTTACGTCTACGGGCTGGAGAGAATTTGCAAAAATTCCAGGTTTCTATGTCTCCAGAACGTCTAGAAGCGGAAACTCAGTTGCATGAGTGCGATCGCATAGTCAGACTTTGTGGATTTATGATTCTCCAACCCCAGCAAGAACGATTGCAAAAACTCAGTCAAGAACTGGAATCTGCAATTAACAACAATAACCGCTCCGCAATGGAGTATCATAGCGAAGAAGCAAGACGAGAACTCAGCAACCTACCCGAAGAAGTACAGGTAATTCAAGCTTGTATTATCGCCATTCAACAAGCCAAAGCAGTCGCACCTACCCAAGCAAATGCGATGTCTGACAAACTTTCCCGCATACTAACGGCGATGGAAAATAACGATAGCAACGAAGCCGAACGTTTGTTGCGTGAACTACAACCAGATGTCCAACATTGGCTAAATCAAGATTTACCAACTAATAGCATTATCACAGGACTGACGCGATGAATACCAAGCTCAACTGTCCTGTGTGTGGTTATCAAGAAATTGAGGGTAATATTTGCCCTAACTGTGATGCTAATCTTACCCTCATTCGCACACTTCAAGATTTACCTCAACTAGAAAAACCGCTTTTACAAAGCAAATTTAGTAAATGGACTTTGACTGTAGCTCTGCTAATGTTGATCATAGGTATTGGATTAGGTGCAGGAGGCAGTTTTTTGATTTTGCAATCATCTCCTTCTACTTCCACAATAGTTAGTACCCCCAAAGCAGCTATAAATTCATCTTTGACATTGAAGCAGCCACCAAAATCAATTTTTTACACAGTTAAATCAGGAGATAGCCTGAGTTTAATTGCTGAAAAATTTTGTGGACAAGGAACTGATTGGCAAATAATGGTTCCAGCTAACCCTTTCTTAGAAAAACGGGAAAACTACTATATAGATCCTGGGGAAAAATTAGCGATTCCTCATAGTTGTCAGGAGAAGAATAAATGAGCCTTCTTGACAGCATCAAAGAAACAAGTCAGAAAGCCGAAAAACTTGCTCAACATAAGCAACTACGGGAAGCCATTACTATTAGTCAAACCGCACTCGCTGTTTGGGCAGAAAAACCGGGTTTTTGGGAACGTTGGCTAGGTAAATTATTAATCGGTAATCTTGTCAACAAACTAGAACAACAATTAGAAAATTGGCGTAAACAAGTTGCAGAAGCCGATAATTTAGCTCATCAAGCCCAATTGATTCTTGAGCGAGATCATGGCGATCCTTTTGAAACTCAAGCTTTATCTAGTGCGATCGCAATTTATCATCTTCATAACCGAATTCTTCACGATAAGCAGGTATCATTAGCGATTCAAAACAGCCAACAGGAACTGGAAAAGCGAGAACAATTTCAAGTCTTGGTGAAGCAAGCACAATCACAGGCAGAAAATCGCTTTTTTATCAATGCACTCACCACATATCAAGAAGCTGAAAATTTATACTCTACAGATTCAATAAAACAAGCTATTTCAGAAGTTAAAATCCAAGTTCAGCAAGAAGAAATTTACACTTCGGCGCTAGAAAAAGCACAGCAAGCTGTATCTGAAGGCAGATTACGGGGAGCGATAGCACTTTTAGATTTTTCTTTGGCAAACTTTCCTCGTTCTGATGGCATAAATTTACTCAAAAAGATAAAATTAATAGTCCAAGGTAGAGAACTATTCCGTCAAGGATTAGCAGCCGAAAAAGCCGGTTCTTTACCAGCAGCTAAATCTTTGTATGAAAATGCAAAATCCCTTTTACCTGATTTTACAGATTGCCAAATCCGCTTAGGTTTAGTTGCAATTAAAATGCAAGATTGGGAAAATGCACTATCTCACTTACAAGGTTTATCAGGACAACAAGCTGCTTATTTACGAGGTTTTGCACTAGCGCAACAAGCAAATTTACAGTTAGCTTATCGAGAATGGCAAGATATATCTGCTGCATCAATAACTGAACAACGAGAAATTGTTAAACGCATTGCTCAACATCAACGTTTACTATGTTTACAGAATATTGAAGAATTAGTCAAAGCTGAAAATCTAGAAGCAGCAAAAAGATCCAGTACGGAATATATCCAAAAATTTGGAGATAATTCTGTGGTTGAACTTAATCTTCAAGAACATATTCAACCAAGTTTAGAAGCATCTGTTTGGAAAGATTCAGACTGGACAAATATTGCTAATAAAATGCAAAATATCTGGATTGTTAATCCTAATATTACGACATTACACAATTGGACAGTAGCTAATTATTATCATTCCCAAAACCATCCTGATAAATTATTAGATTTAATTATTTCTGTATTTACTGCAATAGCAAATTTAACAATAGATCCAACTCTGGAAGATGTACCTTGGTTGGGAAACCAAGCTGTTGATTTTACTTCTATATCTGTAGAACTAAAACGCCGTTTAGAAGCAGCAATTGATAATATCAAAAATACCAATATTGAAGATTATGACGCTTATTTAAATCTGCGTGATTACTACCGTTGGGAGTTAGTCGCACTCAGATTTATGGGTGAACCGGCGAACTCAGGAATACAAGTCAATAATGTATTTATCACACCTGGATGTTATCAACAATTTAGTTCCCAATGGCAAAATTTAATCAGATATACAATAGATCCTAGTCAAAAAATTCTCCGTTCTCTTTATACACCTTGGGGTTTAGCAGTAGCAGCTTGTTTAGAAAGTGATATTCAAAGAGCAATTGAAATCAAACCTGTAAATCAAGCTACTAATGAAGTTGAAGAATTTGCCCATAACTTCATCGCTTATTATCAAGGTTGCTATTACTTACAGCAACAAAAATGGCAATTAGCAATTCTACCGTTACAAGATGCTATAGCCGAAATTGAAGATAATCAAGATTGGCAAAAAGAAATCGATAGACTTTTTAGTTTGCAACGTCAAACCATATCAGAATTTCCAGAACATTTAAAATTTGCTCAGTTTTGGTATGATATTATCAGCAGTAATTCCGCTAGAAGTTATTTAGCTGAATATAAAGCAGAAGAAATCAGAAAGCAACTGATTAATGAAGAAATTACCGCAGTAAAAGCTTTAGAAAAACTGCAAGAAATTAAAAATATTGATGACGATAATCCTGTTGTCATCAGCATGATCGAAAAGGTGGAATTTAACCAAGATTTGGAAAAAATCGAGCAACTTTTTCATCAAAATCGTTTTGAAGAAATGGTAAGTAAAGCTAAAAAATCACGCTATGATAGAGTACGTTATATTGTCGCCGAACTTTTTATTGATTTATTAATTAATGGGATTAAAAATGATACTTTAACTGATGGTGAAGCCATCCTTAATCTAGGAAAATGGGCTTTTGAAATCTGCCCAGATGAACCTGCATTCCAAGAAATTTACCGTAGCCTAAGATTGTGTTGATAGGAGTTTGCTGATGGGTATAGCAATTGGAATTTGTTTTGGCTCAAAAAACTCTATTGCATCGTTCAAACTGCAAGATATAGAAATTGTAACAGCTAACAATAATACACCTCCAGACCGGAAGTTCACTCGTTCTGTGGTTGCTTACGACCAAGGTAAATTTTTAGTCGGAGATCAGGCTTACAATAAGATATATCATGACCCAGAAAATGTAATTCTTTCAATCCGAAGCTTGATGGGGCGTGGCTATGAAGATCCTTTTGTTCAAGTATTTCGTTCAAATGTGGGTTACAAAATTACACCACCAAGCAATGGGACAAAACATAGCTTATCTATATGGCTAGGAGGTAAGGAATACCAGCCAGAAGATATTGCGGCAGAAATTTTTAAACAACTTGTTCAAAATGCCCAAGCTTATCGGCAAGGAATGGGCAAAACTGGGGAAATCATTAATCAAGCTGTCATTACTATTCCTGCCTATTTTAACGATAAACAACGCTACGCTACCCTCACCGCAGCCCTCAAAGCTGGACTTATTCCTTTGGAACTGCTACCAGAACCGACAGCAGCAGTAATATCCTATGGGTTTCCACCTAATAGCAACGATAACGATGTCAAGACAATTTTGGTTTATAACTTTGGCGGTACGACATTTGATGCTTCAATAATTACCGCAGCCGGAACTTCATTTATTGAACAGGGGAAAGCGAGTGATTTGTGGCTAGGTGGTGATGATATCGACTCGCGGTTGATGCAGTTTGTAAAAAAGCAAGTCGCGTTGCAAGAAAGAATTAGTGATATTGATTCCTTAATTTCTAAAATGCCCTATTATCAACAGGTGCGATTTAACGCTGATTTAAAGATTGCGGTAGAACAGGCAAAAGTTGAATTAAGTAATGCGAAATCTGCTCAAATTACCCCGGCTACTCAATTACTTGATGAATTGGGAATTGCAATTCCCATTGAGGTGGAAATCACCCGCGAGCAATTTGAAATCATGATTAATGATTTGGTAGAGCGTTCACTACAAATTTGCCGACAAGCTTTAGAGTATGCTCAATATCACTTGGAAATGGTAGACGTGGTGCTTTTGGTTGGTGGTTCTTCCCAAATTCCTTTGGTACAAAGCAAACTTAAAGAAGCTTTTGGCGCTAATAAAGTAGTTTTACATCCCCGGCCTATGTACGCAGTGGCTGAAGGTGCGGCGATTGTGGCGGATGGACAAACAGATAAAGTCACCACAGTATCCCGCGATTATGTCATAAAATTAGCAGAGGGCAAGTATACAAAAGTGATTAATCGGGGTGATATTTTGCCAGTGACAACATCCCACACTTTTAAAACTATAGCTAAGGGACAACGCTTAATTCATTTTCAGTTTTTCAGCCCAGATGAAAATAACAATTACGAAAGAATTGGGGAAATTTGGCTAGGTTTAGAGAAAAAATATCCAGCGGGAACCGAAATTACTATTTATTTTGAGTTGGATGAAAAAAATAGTAATTTAAAAATTTCGGCTACTTTAAAAAATGACCCTTCCCTAGAAGTTATTTGTAATTTTACCCGTGGTCGTGCTGATGAGAGGATATATCAAGACTTAGAGGAAGCAATAGAGGAAGTGAATAATAAAAATCTCACTGCTTATGATATGGAAGAAGTTTTAAAATTAGCAGTACCAGTTATGCAGTTAGCTAACCAAATTATTAATCCTGTCACAGGAGAAGAACGCAGCGATTTACGTGATCGCGCCCTAACAATTCTGCAAAAAATGAAAGAAGCAGTAGCGGTTCCTAAAATGACAAGCAAATCAAACCCAAATAATCTTAACCCCTACGATATTCTCGGTATATCTCAAGCCGCATCAAAAGCTGAAATTACCAAAGCTGTAGCCTTAGCAATGAAGCGCAAGCAATATCCTGTAGATGTGATTGCTAAAGCGCAAAAAAGCTTGATGAAGTCAGAAGAAAGAATAATTGCTGACTATTTGCGTCCAATATTGCCAACTATTAAGCGCTTCAAGTATAGTAACTTAGAGGCGTTGGCACAAGCAGCACCGTCACTGACCTTATTATCAGAATTTGATAATTTAGATCATGCGATCGCTCAAGCCAAGCAACAAGAAAACCTAGAACGAGAACCTTTACCAATTCCTTTATCAGAACTATTCACAGAAGGCATGACAGCCTGTAGAGAAGGACGCTACCCCAAAGCGATCAAATACCTAGAAGACTACTGCCAAGGCTGTAAAGAACACAATAGTCAAAACTATCTGCAAGCGCAAATTTGGTTGATTAAAGCCTATCAAATGGGTGGACAATTACAAAGAGCGATCGCTATTTCACGAATGTTGAGTAATCATACTCATCCTCAAGTCAATACTTGGGCTAACAAGATATTAGCTATGTTATCTAAAGAAGCTTCCCGTGTCTGAATTACCGCCAATTTATCCTCTGAGTCAAGAGTTACGCAATTTAGTTATCCAAAAATTGGGGATTCTTGAAAAAGAAAATGTTGTCTTGCAACAATCCCTAAGAGAACAAAAAACTCAAACTGCAGCCCAAACTGAAGATCTATTTTTAGAACTGTTAGAAGTTGCTGATGCACTAGAAGCGTTATTACACTATCTAGAAAATAACCCTAATCCGAGTCCAGAATTTATAGAACGCTTACCCCGTTCCATAGCCGCAGTTAATCGGAAATTTCTTAGTGTATTAGGAAAACGCCAACTTTTACCTATAGAATTGACGGGTACAGAACCAGATTTTAACTTGTGTCGAGTTATAGATCGAGAAGAAAGAACGGATGTTCCCGACCAAACAATTACTAAAATTGTCCGTCGCGGATTTCGTTGGGGTGAGAAAATTCTCCGCCCTACAGAAGTAATTACCGCTAAAGTAGAATCAAATTTAGATGATAATATAAATGAAACTATAAATGAAACTATAAATGAAACTATAAATTAATATTCAGATTATTTATTTGTAAAGGTTCGCACAGAACCAAAAGTACTAATAAATATACCTTTAGAGTCACAATAGTCAAGGTAGTTCCAAATTTAAACTTGTTGAAAAATACTATGAATCCTGACAAAAGTAATATTAAAGAAACTTCCACATCCTCAAAAACATGGCATGGTTGGCAAGAAAATCTGAATTTAATTGCGATCGCTTTATGTTTAGCACTCCTAATCAGAACTTTTATCGCTGAACCTCGGTTAATTCCATCAGCATCAATGTACCCCACCTTACACACAGGCGATCGCTTGGTAGTAGAAAAAGTATCCTATCGTTTTCACCTTCCCAAAACTGGCGATATAGTCGTTTTTTCCTCACCACCAGAATTGCAACGTCGGGGATATGAAAAAAATCAAGCCTTTATCAAACGGGTAATTGGTATGCCCGGAGAGGTAATTAGTGTTAATAAAGGTAAAGTTTACCTTAATGGTCAACCCTTACCAGAAGACTACATCGCCGAACCCCCAAATCAACCATTCCCACCGGTAACAGTCCCAGAAAATGAATTTTTTGTGATGGGAGACAACCGCAACGATAGCAATGACTCTCGCTACTGGGGCTTTTTACCACGCAAAAACCTCATCGGTCGCGCTACCTTTCGCTTCTGGCCTTTAGACCGTCTGGGGGTAATTTAATCATTGGTGATTAGTGATTGGTGATTGGTGATTGGTTATTAGTCATTGGTGATTGGTGATTGGTTATTAGTCATTGGAGAAAAACCAATACCCAATCTCCGCTTCACCGCGTCTCCCCACCTGTCACCTTCTTCCTAAAACCGCAGATAATACATTAATTGAGCGATCGCTTCACCAGATAATTCTAGACGTTGCTGAAAATCAACCAGATTACGATAAGGCCCAGCAGTAACACGGTTCTGCAATACGGCTTGTGCTAGGGGCAAATCTATAAAGGGAATTTTTGCTAAACTCTCTAATGTTGCTGTATTCGGGTTCAGCAAATAAGTAGGTTTATCTAGAGATTCGTCATCATAGTAACTAAAATTAAGTAGAGGTTTTAGTGGTTCTAGCCGCTGTACAGGCACACTCAAAGCCGCAGCAATATCCTCAATACAATAAAATTTAACACCAGAGCGGGAAAGTTCCACAAGCGATCGCCCTTGATGAATAGACAAACCAGGTAAACGCAGCCAATCATCAACAGTGGCAAGATTTGCATCAATACGCATACCCAATTGTGCCGCCATCTGAATTTCTTCCCCAGATTGGAGACGATAGTAAGGATCATTCAGCAACTTGGCGCGGAGTTTTTGCAATTTCAGATTTAAAGGTAGCCAGTTGTTCATCGTTTGTGATTACCTTAAGAAATCTGGTCTAGGAGATGGCGACGCTTTTGCTCAAATTCATACTCTGAAATTAAACCATCTTGGCGCAAAGCATCCAACTCACGTACAGCACTAGCTACTGATTCTACTTGATTACCAACCTGGAGAGAAACCTTAGCTGCTGACTTACCGAAATTAAAATTCCGGTCAAAAGCCTCTTCATCTTGGGCTAAATACCAAACTCCCTCTATAGCACTAGCCACCTTAGGGATTGGTGTCCAAGATAACAAAACATATAAAATTCCCCATAGTGGTTGTCCTAAGTAAAATTTATGTAATCCTGAAATTGTCATTGTGCCAGAAAAAGCTAAAATGGCAGCAATACTTCGGCTTTTCCGTTTTTTTAAAATCATTTCCATAAACCTCCAAATACCACAATTTCTAAGACAAAACAGCCATAATAGCCAATTTACCCAAATATCAAGCTGCTTTCACTTCTGACTCCTGCTATCAACAGAAACTCTTTGCATTGAATAAAATATTCTGAACTTAGCTTTGCTGCCACCTTAAAGCTTGTATATACAAATTCTACTAAAATGTCACAGAACTTCCTGCCACCAGAAGCACTTGAACTACTCATTGACCCTTATTCTGTTTTGGGAGTTTCTGTAAATGCTAATGATCATCAAGTTTTTAAACGTTATCATGCCTTAGCAAAGCAACTACATCCTGATAACTATATTAACAGCAATAAGTTAGATGCAGAATTAGGCAAAGTTATATTAACTCGTTTAATTAACCCAGCTTACCAGGAATTAAAACATACAAAAAAGCGTCTTAGTATAGCCCAGACATTACGCTCAAAAGCTATAGACTTAGACAAACAGTCAGTTTTAGGTCTTCAAGCTGGACTCAATCTCGACATCATGTCTATGTCTCCCAATGAAGCCGAATTCTTCTATGAAAAAGCTATAACTTCTTATGCATCTGCTCAATATAAGTCACTCCTACAATCACATCAAGTTACTAAAAAAATCAGTCAACTGAATTTAGTTTACTTATCGTTACACAAAAAAGATGCCTTAACAACTGAACAGTGGACAACTTCATCTAAGTCCATCATCCCCCGTCCAGAAATCAAACCAGTCGAACTGAAATTACCTCAAGATAAAAATCTTACCTCCGTTCCGATTAACTATGCTCGACGTAACTATGAGCGGGCTGTTCAGTATGGAGAACAAGGAAAATGGGATTTAGCCGTACAGGAACTACGCGATGCTATCAAGCTAGAACCAAATAACAGCGACTATTATGCTTTACTGGGGGTAGTACATTTCCAACAGAAATTCACAGGAATGGCCAAAGTTTACATCCGTCAAGCATTAAAGTTGAACCCCAAGCAACCCCTAGCTTTGAAATACGCTGCTCAATTGAACATTCAAGCTACTGAAAACGGTAATCCTAAATCAGTCGCCAAAGCTGTGGGTATTGCAGCCTTATTAAATCGCTTTTTCTCTAGAAAAGATTCTTAAGCCTGTGAAAGAAACAGGGATAGTTACGTAAAATTTCTTATTTGCTAGTAACCTGTCAGCATTTCTATTTAATTAATTTTGAATTTTGAATTGATTTGTCCCCTAGACTAAAATATAGATAGAGGCAAAATTTGAAATTACTGAGTAATCACACTCAGTTGAATAAAAGCAAAATGGGATTCTTTGATTCTGAGATAGTTCAGCAAGAAGCCAAACAGCTGTTTGAAGATTATCAAGCGCTGATTCAAATTGGCAACAACTACGGCAAATTTGACCGCGAGGGCAAAAAGCTGTTTATTGAGCAAATGGAAGCAATGATGGATAGATATCGCGTCTTTATGAAGCGGTTTGAACTATCAGAAGACTTCATGGCGCAAATGACCATACAGCAACTAAAAACACAGCTGGGTCAGTTTGGTGTCACTCCACAACAAATGTTTGAGCAAATGAATGTCACCCTGCAAAGGATGAAAACAGAGCTAGAAAAACAATTATGACTGGAAATGGGGAGATGGGGAGACGCGGGGACGCGGGGATGGGGAGGGTGTTTATCTTTCTTCTTCCTACACCCTTCTTCCTACACCCTGCTCCCTGCTCCCTGCTCCCTGCTCCCTGCCTCCTGTAACACTAATTTGATTTAGGACGAGGAAATTGAGAGGGCGACTTGAATTTTTCTACAGGTACATCCTTAAGAGCTTTAACCATAAAATCACGCCAGATAGGAGCAACCATTCCACCACCTGTTGCACCACTGGACAACTGACGGTTATCATCCCTTCCTACCCAGACAGCAGTTGTGAGTTGCGGTACTGTACCCACAAACCAAATATCTTTTTCAGAGGAAGTTGTTCCCGTCTTACCTGCAACTGGCCTACCGAGAGCAGCCCCTTTGCCTGTACCATTATTAACTACAGATTGCAGGACATCAATGATCGCTGCCGATGCCCAAGGATCAAGCACTCGCTGTGGTTTGGGTGTGTTGTCGAGTAACACATTCCCACTGCTATCTGTGACGCGCACAATTACTGTTGGTGGTGACTGCCAGCCATAATTAGCGAAGGTAGCATAGGCACTAGCCATTTCTAAAGGTGTCACACCAATTGCACCCAGAGGCAAAGAAGTTACCGGTTCCATTGGACTCATAATGCCCAAGGTGCGGCAGGTTTCAATTACTCTATTCATACCCACAGCTTTACCAATCTTAATCACCGGGATATTGCGAGACTGGGAGAGAGCAGTACGAATTGACATAGCTCCGCTAAAGCCGCCATCATAGTTTCTCGGATAATACCAACCATTACCATCTCGGTAGCTAACTGGAGAATCTACCACTGTGCTATCTGGTGCATATTTGCCCGTAGCAAAGGCTGTATAGTAAACAAAAGGTTTAAAAGAAGATCCTGGCTGACGTTGAGCTTGGGTGGCGCGGTTGAATTCACTGGCTTTAGGATCTACGCCACCGACTAGAGCTTTGACAAAATGTGTGCGGGGGTCAACTGACACAAGGGCAATTTGATTCTTGTATAAACCTTGTCCAAGTAAAGTTTTATGCCACTTGTTAACTGTTGCCTCTGCCATTTCTTGAAATTTGGCATCAACTGTGGTCTGCACCCGCATTCCCCCTTTTAGCAGCGCTTCCCGCCCAAACTTTTTCGCTAATTCTTGAGCTACGGTATTGGTGATATAAGGTAAAGCACTGCCTTGAAATGACCTAATTCTCCCCAGTTTGATTTCTTGCTTGAGAGCATCGTCATATTCCTTTTGGGTGATCCAGGTCAATTCCAGCATCCGCCCCAGAACTTCTTTTTGTTTGAGTTTAGCCAGCTTCATATTGGCAAATGGGCTGAATTCTTCTGGGGCTGGGATTAAACCTGCCATCATTGCTGACTCAGCCAAAGTTAAAGTTTCTGATGACTTGTTAAAGTAACTGCGTGCAGCTGTTTGGACACCGTAGTTGTTATGACCCCAATAAACTTGATTGAGGTACATTTCTAAAATTTGGTCTTTGGTGAGAATTTGCTCTAGTCGAATTGCTAGTACAGCTTCTGCTAATTTGCGAGTAAAAGCACGCTTTTGAGATAAAAACAGGTTTTTCACCAACTGCATGGTGATGGTAGAACCACCTTCTTTCACACCCCCTGCTACCAAGTTGACTATAACAGCCCGTCCAACACCACTAGGGTTAATACCGTGGTGAGTGTAAAAGTTAGCATCTTCACTAGCTAATACTGCCCGTTTGAGATTGGGGGAAATTTTATCTAGGGGTACAACTTCTCGGTTTGCTTCCCCGTGAACACTTGTTAGGAGCTTACCTTTAATGTCATATATGTGTGTAGTTTCTGAGGGAAAAAAGTTACGTAGTTGTCTAACATCAGGCAAATTACGGAAACTAATGGCTAGTCCCACCAGTCCTCCCGCGACAATAGAGCTGGCCAGCAATGTGATAGATAAAAGAGTGCCGCCAGTTACCTGACCGACTCCTTTAAGAAACTCAAAGCCAGATGAAGCCTGCTCTGGTGGCTGTTTATCTTCAAAAGTCCTAGACGACACGGCTATCTCACTTCCTCACTTATAAATATGAATGTAATTCATTAAATGGAATCAGATGGTTAATTTTTTGCAATTATAGTAGTTTGGCAGCGCAGAAAACGGATAATTTGCCAGTGAACATAACTAACCTAATTTCTAAAGTGCAAAGTGTAGTTAATTGTGAATCTCTTAGTATGGCTCAAGATTTCTCCTGGTTGCATCGTGGTGTGACAGAAATTTTTCCTCAACCTCATGATGATAGTGAAGCTGAAAGTCTAGAACACCGGTTAACAAATGCGAATCGTCCTTTAAGAATCAAGCTGGGTATTGATCCTACGGGTGCGGATATTCATCTTGGTCATAGTATACCAGTACGCAAACTACGGGCTTTTCAGGATGCTGGTCATACAGCTGTTTTGATTATTGGTGATTTTACCGCACGTATTGGTGATCCTACGGGTAAATCTGATGTGCGTCGTCAACTGACAGAGGCAGATGTGGCAGAAAATGCCCAAACTTATCTTGACCAAGTTCGTCCTATTTTAGATTTTGACACACCCGGTAGGTTGGAGGTGCGTTATAACTCAGAATGGCTTTCCCATTTAAATTTGGGGAAAACTTTAGAGTTGCTCTCGACGATGACTGTGGGGCAGATGTTAGCCAAAGAAGGTTTTGCGGAACGTTATAAAAAGGAGAATCCGATTTTTCTCCATGAGTTCCTGTATCCATTAATGCAAGGTTATGATTCTGTGGCTGTTGATGCTGATGTGGAGTTGGGCGGAACTGACCAAAAGTTTAATATTGCTGTGGGGCGAGATTTACAACGCCATTTTGGTCTAAAGCCTCAGTTTGGGCTACTTCTGCCAATTTTGATTGGTACTGACGGTGTACAAAAAATGTCTAAGTCTTTAGGTAATTATGTCGCTTTGGGAGAACATCCTTCTCAAAAGTATCAAAAACTCCAAGGTGTGCCTGATAATTTACTATCTCAGTATTTTGAATTGCTGACAAATTTACCTTTGGATAGTCTGCCAGAAAAACCACGCGATCGCCAAGAATTTTTGGCTTGGGAAATTGTCAGACAGTATCACGGTGAACAAGCAGCTAATGAAGCCAAGGAAGCGGCAAGAAGCGGTGGGAAGGAAGGTGCTGTTCCCGAATTTTCTCTGGCTGCTATAGCTCAGTTTCCGGTGAAATTAACTTATCTTCTCGGTGCTACTGGTTTGTGTAAAAGTGCTAGTGAAGGCAAGCGGAAAATTCAGGAGGGTGGGGTACGTTTAGATGGTGATAAGGTGACTGATGTGGATGCTACTTTTGCTGCGCCTGGGGATTTATACGGTAAGGTTTTGCAAGTGGGTAAAAAGAATTTTGTTCGTTTTGTTCCGTAATTAATTTAATTAAACGCAGATAAACGCAAATGAACGCAGATGAACGGATTATTGTTCCTTTAGATGTACCAGATTTGGAAAGTGCGATCGCTCTTGTTGATAAACTTCCTCAAGTTACTTTCTGGAAAGTCGGTTTAGAATTGTTTACCAGCACTGGTCCAGCAATTCTAGAAATTCTTAAATCTCGCCAAAAGCGGATTTTTCTAGATTTGAAATTTCACGATATCCCCAACACTGTCGCCGGTGCTTGTCGCGCTGCGGCTAGTTATGGTGTGGATTTATTGACAATTCACGCTACTAATGGTAAAGATGCCCTGAAAGCTGCCGTGGAAGCGGTGCAAGTAGGAGCAGAAAAAGCGGGAACTAAACCGCCAAAATTAATCGCTATTACTCTGTTAACCAGCATTTCTACAAGACAATTGGCGTTTGAGTTGAAAATTCCTTTAGAATTGCCTGAATTTGCTTTACAAATGGCGCTTTTAGCTCAAGAATCGGGTTTAGATGGGGCGGTTTGTTCTCCCCAAGAAGTTGGACAATTACGGGAAAGTTGTGGAAATGACTTTTTACTAGTTTGTCCTGGTGTGCGTCCAACCTGGGCTGAAAAAGGAGATCAAAAGCGATCGCTCTCCCCGGCTCAAGCTATACTTGCAGGTGCAGATTATTTAGTTATTGGTCGTC contains the following coding sequences:
- a CDS encoding J domain-containing protein; translated protein: MSQNFLPPEALELLIDPYSVLGVSVNANDHQVFKRYHALAKQLHPDNYINSNKLDAELGKVILTRLINPAYQELKHTKKRLSIAQTLRSKAIDLDKQSVLGLQAGLNLDIMSMSPNEAEFFYEKAITSYASAQYKSLLQSHQVTKKISQLNLVYLSLHKKDALTTEQWTTSSKSIIPRPEIKPVELKLPQDKNLTSVPINYARRNYERAVQYGEQGKWDLAVQELRDAIKLEPNNSDYYALLGVVHFQQKFTGMAKVYIRQALKLNPKQPLALKYAAQLNIQATENGNPKSVAKAVGIAALLNRFFSRKDS
- a CDS encoding DUF1825 family protein — protein: MGFFDSEIVQQEAKQLFEDYQALIQIGNNYGKFDREGKKLFIEQMEAMMDRYRVFMKRFELSEDFMAQMTIQQLKTQLGQFGVTPQQMFEQMNVTLQRMKTELEKQL
- a CDS encoding transglycosylase domain-containing protein encodes the protein MSSRTFEDKQPPEQASSGFEFLKGVGQVTGGTLLSITLLASSIVAGGLVGLAISFRNLPDVRQLRNFFPSETTHIYDIKGKLLTSVHGEANREVVPLDKISPNLKRAVLASEDANFYTHHGINPSGVGRAVIVNLVAGGVKEGGSTITMQLVKNLFLSQKRAFTRKLAEAVLAIRLEQILTKDQILEMYLNQVYWGHNNYGVQTAARSYFNKSSETLTLAESAMMAGLIPAPEEFSPFANMKLAKLKQKEVLGRMLELTWITQKEYDDALKQEIKLGRIRSFQGSALPYITNTVAQELAKKFGREALLKGGMRVQTTVDAKFQEMAEATVNKWHKTLLGQGLYKNQIALVSVDPRTHFVKALVGGVDPKASEFNRATQAQRQPGSSFKPFVYYTAFATGKYAPDSTVVDSPVSYRDGNGWYYPRNYDGGFSGAMSIRTALSQSRNIPVIKIGKAVGMNRVIETCRTLGIMSPMEPVTSLPLGAIGVTPLEMASAYATFANYGWQSPPTVIVRVTDSSGNVLLDNTPKPQRVLDPWASAAIIDVLQSVVNNGTGKGAALGRPVAGKTGTTSSEKDIWFVGTVPQLTTAVWVGRDDNRQLSSGATGGGMVAPIWRDFMVKALKDVPVEKFKSPSQFPRPKSN
- the tyrS gene encoding tyrosine--tRNA ligase — its product is MAQDFSWLHRGVTEIFPQPHDDSEAESLEHRLTNANRPLRIKLGIDPTGADIHLGHSIPVRKLRAFQDAGHTAVLIIGDFTARIGDPTGKSDVRRQLTEADVAENAQTYLDQVRPILDFDTPGRLEVRYNSEWLSHLNLGKTLELLSTMTVGQMLAKEGFAERYKKENPIFLHEFLYPLMQGYDSVAVDADVELGGTDQKFNIAVGRDLQRHFGLKPQFGLLLPILIGTDGVQKMSKSLGNYVALGEHPSQKYQKLQGVPDNLLSQYFELLTNLPLDSLPEKPRDRQEFLAWEIVRQYHGEQAANEAKEAARSGGKEGAVPEFSLAAIAQFPVKLTYLLGATGLCKSASEGKRKIQEGGVRLDGDKVTDVDATFAAPGDLYGKVLQVGKKNFVRFVP
- the pyrF gene encoding orotidine-5'-phosphate decarboxylase codes for the protein MNADERIIVPLDVPDLESAIALVDKLPQVTFWKVGLELFTSTGPAILEILKSRQKRIFLDLKFHDIPNTVAGACRAAASYGVDLLTIHATNGKDALKAAVEAVQVGAEKAGTKPPKLIAITLLTSISTRQLAFELKIPLELPEFALQMALLAQESGLDGAVCSPQEVGQLRESCGNDFLLVCPGVRPTWAEKGDQKRSLSPAQAILAGADYLVIGRPITAAADPVLAWQKITEKL